The Lepidochelys kempii isolate rLepKem1 chromosome 5, rLepKem1.hap2, whole genome shotgun sequence genome window below encodes:
- the TMEM271 gene encoding transmembrane protein 271, which yields MKWSVRGACAALSSCLLLACALSAAAVGLKCFSLGSELKGEPFRLGTAAGAFYSGLLLAAGLSLLGSALLCCRPPEGEAAGGQQPAAAGGGGEAAPPGGRQNFLLLGVLVFMLGVLSAFAGAVIDGDTVSLVERKYSHYCGPALGGGGPRAASAALRCQKLRDYQRGLVLSTVFNALECLLGLLSLLLVRNYKAAQQRGLRRQRRRQQQRPAPGGRRRRRRRGGGGGAGGRRAPRPSQGSIFSSEEPELSPADCPFQAVSYINVGVFHVFDEAGVEVHCGGHPSLELPGYSPMDPELNPSYPYCYPLPHEQPPAYEEIYPREPCANSS from the coding sequence ATGAAGTGGAGTGTCCGGGGAGCCTGCGCCGCGCTCTCCAGCTGCCTCCTGCTCGCCTGCGCGCTCAGCGCCGCCGCCGTGGGCCTCAAGTGCTTCTCGCTGGGCTCGGAGCTCAAGGGGGAGCCCTTCCGCCTGGGCACCGCCGCCGGCGCCTTCTACTCGGGGCTGCTGCTGGCCGCCGGCCTCTCGCTGCTGGGCTCGGCGCTGCTCTGCTGCCGCCCGCCGGAGGGGGAGGCGGCCGGGGGGCAGCAGCCCGCGGCGGCGGGCGGGGGCGGCGAGGCGGCGCCGCCGGGGGGCCGGCAGAACTTCCTGCTGCTGGGCGTGCTGGTCTTCATGCTGGGCGTGCTGAGCGCCTTCGCCGGGGCCGTCATCGACGGCGACACGGTGTCGCTGGTGGAGAGGAAGTACTCGCACTACTGCGGCCCGGCCCTCGGCGGCGGCGGCCCGCGGGCGGCGAGCGCGGCGCTGCGCTGCCAGAAGCTGCGGGACTACCAGCGCGGCTTGGTGCTCTCCACCGTCTTCAACGCGCTCGAGTGCCTGCTGggcctgctcagcctgctgctagTCCGCAACTACAAGGCGGCCCAGCAGCGCGGGCTCCGccggcagcgccgccgccagcagcagcggcCGGCGCCTGGCGGGAGGAGACGGAGGCGGCGGCGGGGCGGAGGCGGGGGCGCGGGCGGGCGGCGGGCGCCGCGGCCGAGCCAGGGCTCCATCTTCTCCAGCGAGGAGCCCGAGCTGTCCCCCGCCGACTGCCCCTTCCAGGCAGTCTCCTACATCAACGTGGGCGTCTTCCACGTGTTCGACGAGGCCGGCGTGGAGGTGCACTGCGGCGGGCACCCCTCCCTGGAGCTGCCCGGCTACTCGCCCATGGACCCCGAGCTCAACCCTTCCTACCCCTATTGCTACCCGCTGCCCCACGAGCAGCCCCCGGCCTATGAGGAGATCTACCCCAGGGAGCCCTGCGCCAACAGCAGCTAG